In Sphingopyxis sp. CCNWLW2, a single window of DNA contains:
- the ettA gene encoding energy-dependent translational throttle protein EttA, translated as MAAQYSFVMKGLTKTYPGAQKPTLNNLSLQFYPDAKIGIVGPNGTGKSTLMKIMAGMDTEFTGEAWPGEGITVGYLAQEPELDPTKTVKENVMDGVRPVADMMERFNEISTLMADPPADADFDALMEEMGTLQEKIDAVDGWTLDNQLEIAMEALRCPPGDWSVENLSGGERRRIALTRLLLEKPSILLLDEPTNHLDAESVAWLEKHLVDYPGNVILVTHDRYFLDNVVNWILELDRGRYFVYEGNYSTYLEKKGKRLEQEAREDAGRQKAIKDELEWIRQSPKARQAKSKARIKSFDQLIEAQEKRIPGKAQIVIQVPERLGGKVIEVEGISKAYGDKLLFEDLSFTLPPGGIVGVIGPNGAGKSTLFKLITGQETADSGSVAIGDTVRLGYVDQSRDALDPNKNVWEEISGGSEMMNIGKHEMQTRAYVGAFNFKGVDQQKKVGQLSGGERNRVHMAKMLKQGGNVLLLDEPTNDLDTETLAALEEALENFAGCAVVISHDRFFLDRLATHILAFEGDSHVEWFEGNFEAYEEDKIRRLGDDATRPHATSYKKLTR; from the coding sequence ATGGCCGCCCAATATAGTTTCGTGATGAAGGGTCTGACCAAGACCTATCCCGGCGCGCAAAAGCCGACACTGAACAACCTCAGCCTGCAATTCTATCCCGATGCCAAGATCGGCATCGTCGGCCCGAACGGCACGGGTAAGTCGACGCTGATGAAGATCATGGCGGGCATGGACACCGAGTTCACCGGCGAAGCATGGCCGGGCGAAGGGATCACCGTCGGCTATCTGGCGCAGGAGCCCGAGCTCGACCCGACCAAGACGGTCAAGGAAAATGTCATGGACGGCGTCCGCCCGGTTGCCGACATGATGGAGCGTTTCAACGAGATCAGCACACTGATGGCCGATCCGCCCGCCGACGCCGATTTCGACGCGCTCATGGAGGAAATGGGTACGCTCCAGGAAAAGATCGACGCGGTCGATGGCTGGACGCTCGACAACCAGCTCGAAATCGCGATGGAAGCGCTCCGCTGCCCGCCGGGCGACTGGAGCGTCGAGAATCTGTCGGGCGGCGAACGCCGCCGCATCGCGCTGACCCGCCTGCTGCTCGAGAAGCCTTCGATCCTGCTGCTCGACGAACCGACCAACCACCTCGACGCCGAAAGCGTCGCCTGGCTCGAAAAGCATCTCGTCGACTATCCGGGCAACGTCATCCTCGTCACCCACGATCGCTACTTCCTCGACAATGTCGTGAACTGGATCCTCGAACTCGATCGTGGCCGCTATTTCGTCTACGAAGGCAATTATTCGACCTATCTCGAAAAGAAGGGCAAGCGCCTCGAACAGGAAGCGCGCGAGGACGCCGGCCGCCAGAAGGCGATCAAGGACGAACTCGAGTGGATCCGCCAGTCGCCGAAAGCCCGTCAGGCCAAATCGAAGGCGCGTATCAAGAGCTTCGACCAGCTCATCGAAGCGCAGGAAAAGCGCATTCCCGGCAAGGCGCAGATCGTCATCCAGGTCCCCGAACGCCTCGGCGGCAAGGTCATCGAGGTCGAGGGCATCTCGAAAGCTTATGGCGACAAATTGCTCTTCGAAGACCTGTCCTTCACGCTCCCGCCCGGCGGCATCGTTGGGGTCATCGGCCCGAACGGCGCGGGTAAATCGACTTTGTTCAAGCTGATTACCGGGCAGGAAACCGCCGACAGCGGCAGCGTCGCGATCGGCGACACGGTGCGCCTCGGCTATGTCGACCAGAGCCGCGACGCGCTCGATCCCAACAAGAATGTCTGGGAAGAAATCTCGGGCGGCTCCGAGATGATGAACATCGGCAAGCACGAGATGCAGACGCGGGCCTATGTCGGCGCGTTCAACTTCAAGGGCGTCGATCAGCAGAAAAAGGTCGGCCAGCTCTCGGGCGGTGAACGCAACCGCGTCCATATGGCCAAGATGCTGAAACAGGGCGGCAACGTGCTGCTGCTCGACGAACCGACCAACGATCTCGACACCGAAACGCTCGCGGCGCTCGAAGAAGCGCTCGAGAATTTCGCCGGCTGCGCCGTGGTCATCAGCCACGACCGCTTCTTCCTCGATCGCCTCGCGACGCACATCCTCGCGTTCGAGGGCGACAGCCATGTCGAATGGTTCGAAGGCAATTTCGAAGCCTATGAAGAGGACAAGATTCGCCGCCTCGGTGACGATGCGACGCGCCCGCACGCGACGTCGTACAAGAAACTGACGCGCTGA